A stretch of Chryseobacterium viscerum DNA encodes these proteins:
- a CDS encoding TolC family protein: MKKLFFTLFYIHCFSFFSAQISDTLKIGRKEAETIFLAKNLDLIAQKLEISQAEARAVQAKYWPNPKLSISEVNLWRTYDIEEQPALIGNWGKNTQISAEIEQVIQTAGKRRKNIELQKIEVEGEKYELQEVLRELKKTLRNTITDILYNQEQQKIYQGQIASIEKLTKSYNNQLNLGNISKAEYVRLKAQEIEFKKKLISLKQEIEDQQVELKALLMLPSPSYLVMSDSFVMPEKQLSELEVTQWIEKAKENRPDIMISKNKEKHATKNLEIQNAMKTPDVAVSIGYDRGGNIMKDFIGLGISMDLPIFDRNKGNIQEARLEIEKSKLETRKNMLKSENEIVSVFRNYIRTQQVSEEIDENYESTLDGLLVSHEKNFRLRNISMLEYMDFLDTYIGNKMIILDTKKELNQYYENLQYVVGQDL, from the coding sequence TTGAAGAAGCTATTTTTTACACTATTTTATATTCATTGTTTCAGTTTCTTTTCCGCGCAGATTTCAGATACTCTGAAAATTGGCAGAAAGGAAGCTGAGACTATTTTTCTGGCTAAAAACCTCGATCTCATTGCGCAGAAACTTGAAATTTCACAGGCTGAAGCAAGAGCTGTTCAGGCTAAATACTGGCCTAACCCCAAATTAAGCATCAGTGAAGTGAATTTATGGAGAACCTACGACATCGAAGAACAGCCTGCACTTATTGGAAACTGGGGAAAGAATACCCAGATTTCTGCTGAAATAGAACAGGTGATTCAGACTGCGGGTAAAAGAAGAAAAAACATTGAACTGCAGAAAATAGAAGTGGAAGGAGAAAAGTATGAATTGCAGGAAGTTTTGCGTGAACTTAAGAAGACACTCAGAAACACCATTACTGATATTCTTTACAATCAGGAACAGCAGAAAATCTATCAGGGGCAGATTGCTTCCATTGAGAAGTTAACAAAATCATACAATAATCAATTAAATCTCGGCAATATCAGTAAAGCTGAATACGTCCGCTTAAAGGCGCAGGAAATTGAATTCAAAAAGAAACTGATTTCATTGAAACAGGAAATTGAAGACCAGCAGGTAGAGCTTAAAGCCCTATTGATGCTGCCGTCCCCATCTTATCTGGTGATGTCAGATTCATTTGTGATGCCTGAAAAACAACTTTCAGAACTGGAAGTGACGCAATGGATAGAAAAGGCAAAAGAAAACCGCCCGGATATCATGATCTCAAAAAATAAAGAGAAACATGCTACGAAAAACCTTGAAATTCAAAATGCCATGAAAACTCCTGATGTTGCTGTTTCTATAGGATACGACCGTGGCGGAAATATCATGAAAGACTTTATAGGGCTGGGTATTTCTATGGACCTTCCCATTTTCGACCGTAACAAAGGTAATATTCAGGAAGCTAGGCTTGAGATTGAGAAAAGCAAATTGGAGACTCGTAAGAATATGCTGAAATCCGAGAATGAAATTGTATCGGTTTTCAGAAACTATATCAGAACACAGCAGGTTTCAGAAGAGATTGATGAAAACTATGAATCTACACTGGACGGTTTGTTGGTCAGTCACGAGAAAAACTTCAGACTAAGAAATATCAGTATGCTGGAATACATGGATTTTCTGGATACCTACATCGGAAATAAAATGATCATCCTGGATACTAAAAAAGAATTGAATCAATACTACGAAAACCTGCAATATGTTGTAGGACAAGATTTATAA
- a CDS encoding sensor histidine kinase has product MTLRNRFTLISSLSFGIVSIITSAVIFFAYYDSTKIFYFEKLRNTALISAIYYLEKDELPKDRHAQIKKEYNHLIQNNRVAVYNQNNEVTFGHNLNDKNIQLFHLQAVRNNKGIQFMSDNQFYYGIFYPDNQGDFVVFVKSSNDSFQSQILRLAIIMLSVLLIGLLAIYFLSRYLSKVVYKPISNVVERINKVEYNNISTAIITSTNTNDEIEDLIKSYNKLLGRISENVLLQQNFINYVSHEFKTPLAAISGNLEVFAQKDRTPEEYKEVAKESLENVYEIENILNNLLLMSGMTKLESSHKQMRVDELIWKIYEKLEPKAKENNSSIKIQLQVTKPALLEFPGNETLLYLALYNIVENAIKYSFDKPVVIILSEKDNQLYIEVRDEGRGIPTDDLVKISETFFRGKNVDTVKGSGIGLSLSKSIFDHHHIVMKIDSAINVGTNVLLEFPVNS; this is encoded by the coding sequence ATGACGCTCAGAAACAGATTTACCCTTATTTCAAGCCTTTCTTTCGGCATTGTTTCTATCATCACATCTGCGGTGATATTCTTTGCCTATTATGACAGTACCAAGATTTTTTATTTTGAAAAGCTGAGAAATACAGCTCTTATTTCTGCTATTTACTATCTCGAAAAAGATGAACTTCCGAAAGACCGCCATGCTCAGATCAAAAAAGAATACAATCACTTGATTCAGAATAACAGGGTTGCAGTCTATAACCAGAATAATGAAGTGACTTTTGGGCATAATCTGAACGATAAGAATATACAACTTTTCCATTTACAGGCTGTACGCAATAATAAAGGAATACAGTTTATGTCTGATAATCAATTCTACTATGGAATTTTTTATCCGGATAATCAGGGTGATTTTGTGGTTTTTGTAAAATCTTCAAATGATTCTTTTCAATCACAGATCCTTAGGCTGGCGATTATCATGCTTTCCGTACTGTTAATTGGATTGCTTGCAATTTATTTTCTGAGCAGATATCTTTCAAAGGTGGTTTATAAACCCATTTCCAACGTTGTTGAACGTATCAATAAAGTGGAATATAATAACATTTCTACGGCAATTATTACTTCCACAAATACCAATGATGAAATTGAAGATCTTATAAAGTCGTATAATAAACTGTTGGGCAGAATTTCTGAAAACGTACTCTTACAGCAGAATTTTATCAATTATGTTTCTCATGAATTTAAAACTCCCTTAGCCGCTATCTCTGGAAATCTGGAAGTTTTTGCTCAAAAAGACCGTACTCCGGAAGAATATAAGGAAGTGGCCAAAGAGTCATTGGAAAACGTATACGAGATTGAAAATATTCTCAACAATCTTTTGCTGATGTCCGGAATGACAAAACTTGAATCTTCCCATAAGCAAATGAGAGTGGATGAGCTGATCTGGAAAATCTACGAGAAATTAGAACCCAAAGCAAAAGAAAACAATTCATCTATTAAAATACAACTTCAGGTAACAAAACCTGCTTTGCTGGAATTTCCCGGAAATGAAACGTTGTTATATCTCGCATTGTACAATATTGTAGAAAATGCGATCAAATATTCCTTTGATAAACCTGTGGTGATTATACTGTCAGAGAAAGACAACCAGTTGTATATTGAGGTCAGAGATGAAGGAAGAGGAATTCCTACTGATGATCTTGTGAAAATATCTGAAACCTTCTTCAGAGGAAAAAATGTAGATACTGTGAAGGGCAGTGGAATTGGCTTATCACTTTCAAAAAGTATCTTTGATCATCATCATATTGTGATGAAAATTGATTCTGCTATTAATGTAGGTACAAATGTTCTTCTTGAATTTCCTGTTAATTCTTGA